The Tenebrio molitor chromosome 3, icTenMoli1.1, whole genome shotgun sequence genome contains a region encoding:
- the Atg7 gene encoding ubiquitin-like modifier-activating enzyme ATG7 — translation MDPEKPHLQFVPVSSFVQPSFWNKLYELKINIDKLDDSERDICGFFANTSSTWTTHIVEVDSTSFNSTFNKQNDNVPFHGQIFNKNTIEQFKDCDKTALINQEGRRFLDDLKSGKILEKPSMLNFFCILSFSDLKKYHFYYWFAFPVPHNLEITLDGVCPISQQFSKEQIATLSENYLQLEPHQKAYFLWHQNQTQSLQSKLKDITDTNHEEYYFAFADYISVGNHPKSQLKNYIIFLLHYCPFLGGKSVNFLLLFLDRKLSCSPSLIYKLTLPQVNATIEDIIYGGGDNAWAGWEKNEKNKFGPRFSNMKATMDPQVLFEESVDLNLKLMKWRLLPEINLETIKHVKCLLLGAGTLGCSVARNLLGWGVRNFTFVDNSTVSYSNPVRQHLFNYDDAINSKPKAQAAADNLRKIFPSINSQACQLTIPMPGHSVGENTVESVKKDVDDLTQLIQAHDIIFLLTDSRESRWLPTLLGLFYKKIIINVALGFDTYLIMRYGRKNGDAVAKVEASSTRFQKISGTELGCYFCNDVTAPGNSLKDRTLDQQCTVTRPGVSSIAGALAVELAVSLIQHEQGIDAPAFYKTGPQPDLSFDDDHGGILGVVPHSIRGFLSSFTHVLPATPRYNQCIACSDIILKEYESKGFEFLLETFNSSTNLENLTGLSALFHESNYVDVMEINDEDWEG, via the exons aTGGATCCAGAAAAGCCCCACCTTCAATTCGTGCCGGTTTCCTCGTTCGTCCAGCCCAGCTTTTGGAATAAATTGTACGAGCTGAAGATCAACATCGACAAATTGGATGACAGCGAACGAGACATTTGTGGTTTCTTCGCGAATACATCTTCAACTTGGACCACTCATATTGTAGAAGTTGACAGCACCTCGTTCAATTC AACGttcaacaaacaaaatgaTAATGTCCCTTTCCACGGTCAAATATTTAACAAGAACACCATTGAGCAGTTTAAAGACTGTGACAAAACTGCGTTGATAAATCAGGAGGGCCGACGATTTTTGGACGATCTGAAGAGCGGGAAAATCCTGGAAAAACCGTCAATGCTCAATTTCTTTTGTATTCTGTCATtcagt gacttaaaaaaataccatTTCTATTACTGGTTCGCATTTCCGGTGCCCCACAATCTGGAAATTACCCTAGATGGGGTTTGTCCCATTTCTCAACAGTTCTCAAAAGAACAG ATTGCAACTTTGAGTGAAAATTATCTCCAACTGGAACCCCACCAAAAAGCTTATTTTCTGTGGCACCAGAACCAAACCCAGTCTCTCCAGTCCAAGCTCAAAGACATTACCGATACAAACCATGAAGaatattattttgcttttgcaGACTACATCAGTGTAGGGAATCACCCCAaatcacaattaaaaaattacataatctTTCTGTTGCATTACTG CCCCTTTCTGGGAGGTAAAAGCGTTAATTTCTTGTTGCTATTCTTGGACCGGAAATTATCGTGCTCCCCGAGTTTAATCTATAAATTAACTTTGCCCCAAGTCAACGCGACCATTGAAGACATTATTTACGGCGGCGGCGACAACGCTTGGGCTGGGTGGGAGAAAAACGAAAAGAACAAGTTTGGACCGCGCTTCTCCAATATGAAAGCCACGATGGACCCTCAAGT ACTGTTTGAGGAGAGTGTTGATTTGAACCTGAAACTGATGAAGTGGCGCCTGCTCCCTGAGATAAACTTGGAGACTATAAAACATGTTAAATGTCTTCTGCTGGGGGCGGGGACTTTGGGGTGTTCAGTCGCGAGGAATTTACTG GGCTGGGGGGTCAGGAATTTCACTTTTGTGGACAACTCAACAGTGTCATACTCAAATCCCGTGAGGCAACACCTCTTCAACTATGACGACGCCATCAACAGCAAACCCAAAGCGCAAGCAGCTGCAGATAATTTGCGCAAAATATTTCCCTCAATT AATTCTCAAGCTTGCCAGCTCACCATACCCATGCCAGGTCACAGTGTAGGAGAAAATACAGTCGAGTCAGTAAAAAAAGATGTGGACGACTTGACACAACTTATCCAAGCCCATGACATAATTTTTCTTCTGACCGACTCTCGCGAGAGTCGCTGGTTGCCTACGCTACTCGGACTGTTTTATAAGAAAATCATAATAAATGTAGCTCTAGGATTTGATACTTATTTGATAATGAGATATGGTCGCAAAAACGGCGACGCTGTTGCCAAAGTAGAAGCTTCTTCGActcgttttcaaaaaatctcaGGGACTGAACTGGGTTGTTACTTTTGCAACGACGTAACAGCCCCAGGAAAC TCACTCAAGGACAGAACTCTTGACCAACAATGTACGGTCACTAGACCAGGGGTGTCGTCAATCGCGGGGGCTCTGGCTGTAGAATTGGCGGTGTCGTTAATACAACACGAGCAAGGTATCGACGCCCCCGCGTTCTACAAAACGGGCCCCCAGCCCGATTTGAGTTTCGATGACGACCACGGGGGCATTTTGGGGGTTGTGCCTCACTCGATCAGAGGTTTTTTGTCTAGTTTTACACACGTTTTACCTGCGACGCCTAGGTACAACCAGTGTATCGCCTGTTCTGACATCATCCTAAAAGAGTATGAATCGAAAGGGTTTGAGTTTCTTCTGGAGACTTTCAACAGCTCCACCAACCTGGAAAATTTAACAGGACTCAGTGCGCTCTTTCACGAAAGTAATTACGTCGAC GTGATGGAAATTAACGACGAAGACTGGGAGGGTTAA